TTTTCCAGGATCGGGTGTTCGATCCGGAAAATAAGCCGGCCGTCGATTTTGGACCAGGTGACTGTCTTGTCGTTATATGTCATAAATCCGCCTGGTAATCGTTTAAAATGGAAGACATCGGGTAGGGACGTTATCATATTGACCAAAACGCTTTTTTTTATCAGGTCCGGTGTCGTTATGGCGAATCCTTTCGATGTTTTACTCCCCGGCAACACATATATTTTTGTGTGTGGATGCAGTCCGTATGATACTCCGGCCTCGGGCGGGACGGTGATGCTCCCGTTTTTGCCGACAATCGACCACCCGAAGACATACTTGCCGCCTTTTACCAGTCGACCCATTTTTTCTCCTCACGACAGCTTTATCGTTTTACATCCTTTACCATTCGCTTATCGTCATTTTTTTTGTGTGCCATGTCCATTCGTTTTCCAGAATAAGACCGATTCGTTCGGTATCCGGATAATCATAAGCCGAAAAATAGCCGGCCACCGTATCGTAATAGTCGACCACCGATTGATAATCGATATGGCGGAGGAGGTGAGAAGATCGACCGATAAAATCATCGGGCATGTCCGTACAACGGGCGACCGCATCGAAAAGTGATTTGTGACAGGGAAAGAGGACTCGGTTGTGGGCGAGCACGAGACGGGCGGCGAAAAAAATCAGTTCCATGGCACAGTGGGCGGCATGAAAGCTATTGCCGCTTTTAAAAGACCCCTCGCAGGTGTAGCGGTAATGTTTGACATACGCATAGAAAGCCCTGATTTTTTTATCGCGTTCCAATTCGGGGTATACGGCGATTTTTTTAATCAAGGTGTCGATGCTTCTTTCATGCGAAAAAAGCGCGCGTGCCGCAAGAAACGAAGCGCGGGTGGGTTCGTTCGCATTGACGACCGCGTCATAGAGAAAATCAATTCCGACAATCTTACCGTCGATCTCGACCCCGAAATACTCCTCCGGGTCCCAGCTGCCGTAGAAATAGGCCTTTTCTTTTTCGACCTGGAAAAACGCTTCCTCGGTAACCACTTTGTACAGATCCACATCGGATGTCGCTTTTGCCGTTCCGGCGGCGCAGGAACCGCAGAGAATAAGAGCGACGACGGCCGGATCTGCTTCGTTGAGTGAGATGAGTTTCCTGATTGCTTTTTTATGATTTTCCGTCATCACCCCCCGATCCGCAGATGCACCATCGACATGATTTTAAGGACATCGGACAACCATAATCCGTATCTGATTTTGAAGGGGTAGCTTTTTCTAAAACCCCTGAACATGGGAAACTCATCGAGGAGGGTGATCCGGTCGTCCCAGCTTTCGATTTCTTTCCCCGACTTTATTCCCCAGCTAAGCATCGCGCCCGCATCCATGCCGCCGCTTTTGAGTACTTTCTCGTTCGCCGTCCGCACGCCCAAAGGCGATGCGGCGTCGAAAAACATTTCGCAACTCACGAAATGATCCGCTAATGATATTAAAAATTTTTTTAATTCGCTTTCGCTGAAATAATAGAAAACCCCGGCGGCAACGAAGAGGACGCTGCCTTTTTTTTCAATCTGCCGGAACCAGTCAGTTTCAAGAAAGGAGCACGAAATCGTTTTTCTTTTTTTACTGTCGCGGAAAAAGTTCTCCCTCAGGTCCGTGACGTCGGGAAGATCGAGGTCGTAAAAGAACGGTCCGTCATTGTTCATGCGTTCGTATGTCGTATCCAGGCCGCATCCGATATTGACGACGGCGCCGTCGGGATTTCTTTGTATAAAGCCGCGAATGACATTGTCGATGTGAAGACTTCGTGCGACCCACGCCATCTGGGAAATAAAGCTGATATTTTTCGCGATGACGGAAAAATCATAATCGATACGCTCGATGATTTCGACCGCCTTTCTGTCGATCAGTCTCGGGTTCTCCTTTTTCGATTCGACCGCCCTTCCCCAGAGGGGCAGCAGAAGTGTCTTTTGTACACTGCCGATGTTGATCACGATTTTTTCGTTCATAACTCTCCTCCTTGTTCCGGTGTCCGGAGTTATCGGATTATTCGATCTTACCGGCTAGCCATGATTCCATGTTGGCCCGCCATGCCGCCGGATCGGGCACCGGCCCCGGAAGGACGGTCCCCCCGAGCGATGCGGGTTTTTTCGAGGTGTTTTTGATGCCGTATCGATGTGTCACCGCCACCTCCAGTCCCCACCCGGAAAGCGAGCTGAAATGCCCGGATTTTGTCATATCGAGCCACCGCTGGGGCTTGTTGCCCGGTCCCCACGACCATGCAAGCCATCCGATTTCGTTTTTCTCGCATTCGGAGATGATCAAGCGGAACGGGATCTGTCCCCCATCGGTCTCCTCCCACATATTGCCGAACTCGCCGACTATTAATGGGAGGTGCATATCGACCGTTTCCTTTATTTCCTCTTGTACCTTCCGTTCGTCGTACCCCCACATTGACGGCCACCACATATGCACGGAAAAGACGAGGTTGTGGATGGGATCTGCCTCGATCAGGGGAAAACCGCACGCCTGAAGCATGTCGATATCCTTTCCCCAGTCAGATGAATCGATGATGATCGGGGTACGAATCCCCGCTTCTCTCATGCGCAGAACGGCTTTTGTGTAATCATCGATAAATTGCCTTTTCTGAATTGAAGCGTCCCCCACCTCATTGGCGATATTGACCAGGAGATACTCCTCGTGTTTGCGAATGACCCCGGCTATTTCCGGAGAACTCCAGTAGGCGGCACATTCGGGAAGTTTGTCCCAGGCGCCGGTTGCGTCGTGGAGTTCGATCATCGGTATCATCTTTTCCGCGATGCAGTTGGCGATCGCGGTATCGAGTTCCCCGGCCGCCCCTTCGGTAAGCCAGACGATACGGACGCAATTCGCACCGGTTCTGGCGATTTCGGAGAACGCGGGGATGCCGTCCCTGTCCGTCCAGATAATCATCTTGTTGATCCCGCGCAGGATCACTTTTTCATTAAAGGCGGTGTAGAGAAATCTGTCCAGAACCCGCATGGTGGGGTGGTGTTTTTGGAGGGTGGCCGGTTTTTGCGGTTTTTCATCCGTTGCGGTGTGGAGGCAGGAGAAAAAAAGTATGGCAAAGATTAAAAGCACAATGACTGGTGACGCAGGACGTTTCATGGCAACTCCTTATGCTCTCGGATTCCCGATCGCCGTATATGATAGCATGTGAGTGAGGGTGATGGCAAGAATCCATTGCGGACGATTATCGATTACAGGCGCTTTTTGGTTTCCATCAATGTCCGATCCTACCCACGCGGTCGACATGACTCCTTGTTATGATATACTTTTCGTCTATATGATAACAACAAAAAGTAAACGGAGTGAAAGATTTATGAAAAAACCGGTTTGCCTTCTTGTTTTTTTCATGGTCATATCCCCCGCCGTTGTTCTTTTCTGCCAGGATGCGGGATTGCTTGGCGACGTCAACGACAGCGGAAGTATCGATATTGTCGACGCTCTGCTTGTGGCCCAATATTACGTGGGGAGCGGATTCGTAGAAATCGACAGCGGACTCGCCGATGTGGACGGGAACGGTACGGTCAATATCGTGGACGCCCTCTTGATCGCCCAATACTATGTCGGGATTATTTCCGAATTCCCGGCGCGCGTCCAGGGTTACGAGCTTGTCCGCTCCGATCTGGAGAGAAACACAAGCCCAGAAACCGAAGACGGGGAACTCGCCGGGCTTGTAAACGGAAATACCGCGTTCGCACTTGATTTTTACCGCATGATCGCCGGTTCGGAAGAGAATATCGTTTTCTCGCCGCACAGTATTTCGGTCGTGATGGCCATGTGCTGCGCCGGGGCGAGGGGGTCGACGGAAAGCCAGATCGCCAACGTGATGCATTTTACACTCGGCCGGGACAGGCTTCATAATGCTTTCAATGCCCTCGATCTGGAGTTGCCTAAAAGAATCTCAAAGACGATCGATGGCGAGCCGGTCGATCTGTGTGTCGTCAATACCGCAAACAGCTTGTGGGGACAGACCGGGTATCCATTTCTCGATGACTTTCTCGATATTCTGGCCGTCAATTACGACGCCGGTATGCACGCGGTTGATTTCTTATCCGATCCCGAATTATGCCGGACGGCGATCAATGAATGGGTAGCTGAAAGAACGGAAGGTAAAATCGACGAATTATTCAGACAGGGTGATATCAAATCGAATGTCAGGCTGATAATAGCCAATACACTTTATTTCAAGTCTGAATGGCATACCAAATTCGATCCTGCAAATACCGCGCCGGGAATATTCACGCTTCTTGACGGAACAACGGTCACCGCAGAGATGATGTACAACAGACGCGTACGTGGAAATGGAAAGGAAGTCCCCGGAATGTATAAAGTCGGTTATCTTGATTTTTACAACTGGAATTATTCAATGGTGATCCTGCTTCCCGAAACGGGCAGGTTCGGGGAAATCGAATCATCCCTCACCCCGGAAACACTCGGTGAGATGATATACGCGAATACGGAGGATAAAATGCTGGAATTTACCATGCCGAAATTCAATTTCGGATGGGGCGGTTCGATAAAGGATACCCTTTCCGATCTCGGGATGACGGACGCTTTTACGGATGCGGCGAATTTAGACGGGATTACCACGCATGAAAAACTCATGATTTATGATGTCATTCACAAGGCGACGATCGCGGTCGACGAAAACGGAACGGAGGCAACGGCCGCGACCGGGGCGACCATTGGACCGCCTTCCGAGCCCCCGCCAATGACAATTGTCGTAAACCGGCCGTTTATTTTCGTCATCCGTTCAAGAACGACAGGCGCGATACTTTTCGCGGGCAGGGTGCTCGATCCGACGAAGTAGTGAATTGCCATTTGACTTTCGTTCCGCGGTGAGATATAATTAGTCGATATAATAAAGGAGGCTGGAAAAATGGTACAAAATAGAACTCATTGGCAGCCATTGGCGATTTGCCTGTTTATTTTTTTTCTGTCGGGAACAATCGGGATATACGCCCAGTCATCGAGGGGCGACGCGAACGGCGACGGCGATGTCACAATCGTCGATGCCCTGATCATCGCCCGGTATTATGTGGGAAATACCGATGAGATCGATCTCGACCAATCCGATGTCAATTGCGACGGGGCGGTCAATATCGTCGACGCCCTGCGCGTGGCGCAATATTACGTGGGATTGCTGTCCGGGCTGGTTTGTGAAGAACCGACGCCGGGTCCGCTTCCTCTCTACGTTCCGGGCGAGATTATCGTCGGTTTTCTTGATGAGGTCACCCTCGAAGAAGCGGACGAACTTGTCGCTTCGTTTGACCTCGAGTGGGAGCAACACTTTCCGGAATCCTTTTCGATCTGGCTGGAAGTGGACGGCGATCCCGACTACTACAGCGAACTTCTTGAATCGTATTCGATTGTCGCCTGGGCGGAGTTGCGGGGATATTCCGGCGGTGAGTCCGGCAAGACCTACATTATCGCGCACATTACCGGAACGGAGGCGGAGGCGGAAGCACTTATCGGTTCAATAGAGGCGCTTCTCATCGTCGAGTATGTCGTTGCGAATAAATGGGGCCTTGTCGATGTCCCTGTGGGTGAAGAATCGGAATGGATCGCCGTCTTTTCCGAACAACCCGGAATCAAGTACGCGACGCTGAATCATATAGCGACTATCGATCCGTTGTAAGAACGGTAGACCTGGTTTATTAGGCTTGACGACTCCCGGACATACCCTTGATTTTCGTACGACCCGACTCCGGAATATCCTGAGGTTTCCCTCATCGGTCTCATCGCCGATGGGGTAAGAGATGAATGGCCTCATGATTTATACGGAAAAAGCTTATTGCAGTGATCAATGGAACGTGGTAGTATGAACGGCAATTGTCGGACTTATTTTTTTTAACATGTTACTAAACCGGTTTAGCTTTCGGTATCATAACAAAAAGGAGTCAATTATGAAATACAATAAAAAAAAGAAAAACGGTTTTTCGCGTATATTATCGATTCTTTTTTTCTGTTTTATTCCTATAATTTCACTCTATCCGGCGGAGCTTGGGGATGTGAATGAAAGCGGCGGCATCGATATCGTCGATGCGCTTTTAATCGCACAGTATTATGTGGGGCTTTATCCTTCCAATTTCAATCAGTCTTATGCCGATGTGGACTGCGATGGGGACGTCGATATCGTCGACGCCCTTCAGGTCGCCCGGTATTACGTGGGACTGATCGATTCATTTCCGTGCGGGACGACACCGCCCCCAACTTCACCTCCCGCGGTGACCATGAACTTCATTACAAGATCCGGAACCAGACTCTATGACGGCGATCGTGAATTCCGTTTCGTTTCCGTCAATATACCCAATTATTTTATCCTGGAAGACCGCGCCGCGACCGTCGGGAACAAGTGGCACCGGGTGACCGAATTCGAACAGCGCGACGCGTGCCGGACAGTAAAGCGGCTTGGCGGGCAAGTCTTCAGGACATACACCTTTTCCGTCCAGGGAGGGGTAAATGTGGAGAACAACCTTGCCCATATCACCGGGCAGAACGGCAACCTCAGTTACAACGAGGAATTGTTCCGGGATGTCGACCGCGGTATCGCGATCGCGGCGGAAGAGGGGTTGAGGATGTACATCCCCATCATCGACAACTGGGAATGGTTCGGCGGTTGCGGCGAGTTTGCCGCTGTCGCGGGCGGCGGGGATTTCTGGACCTCACAGACGGTCAAAAACAAGTTCAAGGATTTTCTTACATGGCTGCTCGACAGGACAAATACGGTCAACGGGAGGAAATACAAAGACGAACCCGCGATCATGGCCTGGGAGCTGGGAAACGAAATCGACAAGGCTAACGACACCTGGATAACGGAAATGGCGGCCCATATCAAAAGCCGGGATCCCAACCACCTCATCATCGACGGCGGCCACAAATCAATTCCCCAGGTTTCGCTTTCAAGCCCCGATGTCGATATCGTCACCACCCACTATACAGACGGAGAAATCCAGAACTTCACACAGCGCGCGGCGTCGTCCGGCAAGCCGTACATCTACGGAGAGTATTCGACGGACAGTTCGGTTCAGAATATCGTTGATACGGTCATCTCGGCGGGTTCGGCGGGATGTCTTATCTGGTCGCTCCGGTTCAGAACTGGGTACGGGGGGTTCTATTTTCATCAGGATTTTTCGGGGGACTCGCTTCAGTACCCGGGCTTCGATTCGAACGAACGGAATATATTCTCGATCCTGAGAAACGGTGCATACCGGATACGGGGACTGTCGGTCCCGGCTGAACCGGTACCGCCGGCCCCCGTCCTGCTTCCGATTTCGTCACCGAACGATATCAACTGGCAGGGCTCGGCGGGCGCGACCCATTATATCGTCCAGCGGAGCGGTTCTGCGGGCGGAAACTGGTCCACCCTTTCCTCGAATGTCACCGATATCGGCAACACGAATTACGACGGACAACTTGTCGCGAGGCTTCCGCTGTATTCGGATAATACGGGAAACGGCACGTGGTATTACCGCGTTATCGCGGTAAACGGGGCGGGTGAGTCCGAACCCTCGAATGTTGTAAGCGCAGGGAATTAATTCCTGTGTGGTTGAATGAAACCGGGAAAACTGAGTCACCGTGCAATTAATAAAGATTTCCGGTCTTTTACGTCGGATTATAAAGGAGAAAAAAATGAAATACACATATAAAGCTTTTCTATTTTTTGTATCCGTTATCATTGCCGGAAATATGCCGATGTACGCCCAGTCGGGAGGGTTTGTTTCCAGGAACGGGATGCAATTTTATTGTGACGGCCGGCCTTTCTATTTTGCCGGCGCGAACTGCTACGATCTCTTTACCTTTGGCGACGGTTCCCAGACCACCGACCCGGACAGAATCGAAAACTACTATATGGACAAGGAGAGAATCGACGCACATTTGCAGCGGATGGCGAATGACGGGGTGAAGGTGCTACGGACATGGGGATTCAGCCATGAAAGCTGGCACGGATTCGAACCGCAGGAGGGATCGTATTACGAGGCGCAATTCTGTCTCTTCGATTATATCATGGAATCGGCAAAGAACCACGGGATTAGGATCATCATCGTGCTGGAAAACTACTGGGAAGCCTACGGCGGCATCAACACGCGGCTTCAGTGGGAGGGACTCAATTCGGGTTCCCATGAAGCGAAGGCCCGCTTTTTCACCCATTCCGGATGCAAGACACAGTACAAGAATTACGTGCGGTATTTCATCAACCGCGTCAATCATTATTCCGATATTGCCTACAAAAACGATCCGGCGATTTTTGCCTGGGAACTGATGAACGAACCCCGTTACCAGGACGCGGGAGAAAACAGTACAGGGGAAAGCCTGCGGGCGTGGGTGGACGAGATGGCTTCGTACATCAAAAGCCTCGATCCGAACCATATGGTGGGTACCGGGATCGAAGGCCACGAGGCGAAATACCACTTCGGCGGCGACGAGGGTAATCCTTTCGTTTACATACATCAGTCCCCCTCGATCGACTTTACGTCGGCACATCCATACACAACAGAACCGTGGGCGATCACCCAGGTAACCGATTATTATGACCCGGAGGTGACAAGGGCGACCCAGATGCTTATCCGCGCGTGGGCGGATGATTCGCATAACGTTGTGGGAAAACCTTTTTTCCTCGGCGAATGGAACGCGCACACGAACGAGGTGAACAGGCCGGATTTCTGGTCCGCCGTTTTTCAAGCCATCGAGAGTGAAAACATCGCGGGAAGCGCCTTCTGGTGGTACGCCGACCGCGTGGTCGACACCAATTTCGGCATCATGGAAGGGGATCCGGAACTCTCCGTGTTCAGAAACCATTCCTCACGTATGGCCTCCAAAACGGGACAGACCGGACAAACCTCACCGCCCGCAGCAACGTCCCCGCCGGCATCGACGAATCCCCCACAGACGACTATAGGGGACGTCAATATGGACGGGAATTTCAATATCGTGGACGCCCTTCTGGTCGCCCAGTATTACGTGGGTCTGCAACCGGCGAACTTCAACGATCGGGCCGCGGACACCAACTGCGATGGAACCATCAATATCGTGGACGCGCTGCTCATTGCCCAATACTACGTGGGGCTTATAGCGGGGTTTTGTTAGGGTGTCACGAAATGTGATTGTTTTAAACAAGATTGCTTCAAGAAAAAATGGGTATTGAATTCGCCCGGTATGACGATCACTTCAGGTGAGAAGCGCCATCAGTATTTTTCTTTTATTTACGGGAGGTAATGAGGCAGGCATCCGCTTCCGACAACGCCGCCGACTCCGGAACCATGGCCGATGGCGACAAAACTGTCGGCGGCCGGCGGTACGGCCGGTGATGCATTCGGGTGCGCGGTCTGTATTTCCGGAAATTATGCTGTGATCGGTGCTGCCCAGGACAATCCGAAGGGAAGTTTTTCAGGTTCGGCATTTGTCTTTC
This genomic window from Spirochaetales bacterium contains:
- a CDS encoding nucleotidyltransferase domain-containing protein, with protein sequence MTENHKKAIRKLISLNEADPAVVALILCGSCAAGTAKATSDVDLYKVVTEEAFFQVEKEKAYFYGSWDPEEYFGVEIDGKIVGIDFLYDAVVNANEPTRASFLAARALFSHERSIDTLIKKIAVYPELERDKKIRAFYAYVKHYRYTCEGSFKSGNSFHAAHCAMELIFFAARLVLAHNRVLFPCHKSLFDAVARCTDMPDDFIGRSSHLLRHIDYQSVVDYYDTVAGYFSAYDYPDTERIGLILENEWTWHTKKMTISEW
- a CDS encoding class I SAM-dependent methyltransferase; the protein is MNEKIVINIGSVQKTLLLPLWGRAVESKKENPRLIDRKAVEIIERIDYDFSVIAKNISFISQMAWVARSLHIDNVIRGFIQRNPDGAVVNIGCGLDTTYERMNNDGPFFYDLDLPDVTDLRENFFRDSKKRKTISCSFLETDWFRQIEKKGSVLFVAAGVFYYFSESELKKFLISLADHFVSCEMFFDAASPLGVRTANEKVLKSGGMDAGAMLSWGIKSGKEIESWDDRITLLDEFPMFRGFRKSYPFKIRYGLWLSDVLKIMSMVHLRIGG
- a CDS encoding cellulase family glycosylhydrolase, with product MKRPASPVIVLLIFAILFFSCLHTATDEKPQKPATLQKHHPTMRVLDRFLYTAFNEKVILRGINKMIIWTDRDGIPAFSEIARTGANCVRIVWLTEGAAGELDTAIANCIAEKMIPMIELHDATGAWDKLPECAAYWSSPEIAGVIRKHEEYLLVNIANEVGDASIQKRQFIDDYTKAVLRMREAGIRTPIIIDSSDWGKDIDMLQACGFPLIEADPIHNLVFSVHMWWPSMWGYDERKVQEEIKETVDMHLPLIVGEFGNMWEETDGGQIPFRLIISECEKNEIGWLAWSWGPGNKPQRWLDMTKSGHFSSLSGWGLEVAVTHRYGIKNTSKKPASLGGTVLPGPVPDPAAWRANMESWLAGKIE
- a CDS encoding dockerin type I repeat-containing protein, yielding MVQNRTHWQPLAICLFIFFLSGTIGIYAQSSRGDANGDGDVTIVDALIIARYYVGNTDEIDLDQSDVNCDGAVNIVDALRVAQYYVGLLSGLVCEEPTPGPLPLYVPGEIIVGFLDEVTLEEADELVASFDLEWEQHFPESFSIWLEVDGDPDYYSELLESYSIVAWAELRGYSGGESGKTYIIAHITGTEAEAEALIGSIEALLIVEYVVANKWGLVDVPVGEESEWIAVFSEQPGIKYATLNHIATIDPL
- a CDS encoding cellulase family glycosylhydrolase — translated: MKYNKKKKNGFSRILSILFFCFIPIISLYPAELGDVNESGGIDIVDALLIAQYYVGLYPSNFNQSYADVDCDGDVDIVDALQVARYYVGLIDSFPCGTTPPPTSPPAVTMNFITRSGTRLYDGDREFRFVSVNIPNYFILEDRAATVGNKWHRVTEFEQRDACRTVKRLGGQVFRTYTFSVQGGVNVENNLAHITGQNGNLSYNEELFRDVDRGIAIAAEEGLRMYIPIIDNWEWFGGCGEFAAVAGGGDFWTSQTVKNKFKDFLTWLLDRTNTVNGRKYKDEPAIMAWELGNEIDKANDTWITEMAAHIKSRDPNHLIIDGGHKSIPQVSLSSPDVDIVTTHYTDGEIQNFTQRAASSGKPYIYGEYSTDSSVQNIVDTVISAGSAGCLIWSLRFRTGYGGFYFHQDFSGDSLQYPGFDSNERNIFSILRNGAYRIRGLSVPAEPVPPAPVLLPISSPNDINWQGSAGATHYIVQRSGSAGGNWSTLSSNVTDIGNTNYDGQLVARLPLYSDNTGNGTWYYRVIAVNGAGESEPSNVVSAGN
- a CDS encoding cellulase family glycosylhydrolase, with protein sequence MKYTYKAFLFFVSVIIAGNMPMYAQSGGFVSRNGMQFYCDGRPFYFAGANCYDLFTFGDGSQTTDPDRIENYYMDKERIDAHLQRMANDGVKVLRTWGFSHESWHGFEPQEGSYYEAQFCLFDYIMESAKNHGIRIIIVLENYWEAYGGINTRLQWEGLNSGSHEAKARFFTHSGCKTQYKNYVRYFINRVNHYSDIAYKNDPAIFAWELMNEPRYQDAGENSTGESLRAWVDEMASYIKSLDPNHMVGTGIEGHEAKYHFGGDEGNPFVYIHQSPSIDFTSAHPYTTEPWAITQVTDYYDPEVTRATQMLIRAWADDSHNVVGKPFFLGEWNAHTNEVNRPDFWSAVFQAIESENIAGSAFWWYADRVVDTNFGIMEGDPELSVFRNHSSRMASKTGQTGQTSPPAATSPPASTNPPQTTIGDVNMDGNFNIVDALLVAQYYVGLQPANFNDRAADTNCDGTINIVDALLIAQYYVGLIAGFC
- a CDS encoding FG-GAP repeat protein, which codes for MATKLSAAGGTAGDAFGCAVCISGNYAVIGAAQDNPKGSFSGSAFVFHLEETTTMGIVRVPFICSNNSADFRYRFGEFSPGGIHTSSLKAARYC